A window of Micrococcus endophyticus contains these coding sequences:
- a CDS encoding recombinase family protein produces MNGVAGYARVSTRDQAESLEAQKLALVGVGAQRVFADVISGAKSGRPGLREALGWLREGDMLVVTRLDRLGRSTVDTLRTVAQLEAAGVRLKALDPQLDTGTPAGRLVVRTIASLAEWEREVIVERTREGLAHARRQGRVGGRPRALSPVAVDAVKAALEAGLSVAEVAVLHGVSRRTITRVRAGDYD; encoded by the coding sequence ATGAATGGTGTGGCCGGGTATGCGCGCGTCTCGACGCGGGATCAGGCGGAGTCACTTGAAGCACAGAAGCTCGCGTTGGTGGGGGTGGGTGCCCAGCGGGTTTTCGCGGACGTGATCAGCGGGGCGAAATCCGGGCGGCCGGGTCTGCGTGAAGCCCTGGGGTGGCTGCGTGAGGGGGACATGCTCGTAGTGACTCGGCTGGATCGGCTCGGCCGGTCGACGGTGGACACGCTGCGGACGGTGGCGCAGCTGGAAGCAGCTGGTGTCCGGCTGAAGGCGTTAGACCCGCAGCTGGACACCGGGACGCCAGCGGGGCGGCTGGTGGTGCGGACCATCGCGTCGCTGGCGGAGTGGGAGCGGGAGGTCATCGTGGAGCGCACTCGTGAGGGGCTGGCGCACGCGCGTCGGCAGGGCAGGGTCGGTGGCCGGCCGCGTGCACTGTCCCCGGTGGCGGTGGATGCTGTCAAGGCCGCGCTGGAGGCAGGGCTGTCGGTGGCCGAGGTCGCCGTGCTGCACGGGGTGAGCAGGCGGACGATCACGCGGGTGCGGGCGGGTGACTACGACTGA
- a CDS encoding recombinase family protein — protein MSKRDQEDSLEGQEAALTAAGCSKVFSDRLSGARADRPGLAEALAYLRDGEDTLVVARLDRLGRSLPDALRTVQALADREVGLQALDVQLDSSTASGRLMLNMLLMLADWERDLLRERTREGVARARAAGRTPGPKPKLDAEQVAAVRAAVAGGQSVAAAARSFGVSRPTIYKALKGTR, from the coding sequence GTGAGCAAGCGGGACCAGGAGGACTCTTTGGAGGGCCAGGAGGCCGCTCTGACGGCCGCTGGGTGCTCCAAGGTCTTCTCGGACCGCCTCAGCGGCGCCCGAGCCGACAGGCCTGGTCTGGCGGAGGCGCTGGCGTACCTGCGCGACGGCGAGGACACCCTCGTCGTCGCTCGGCTGGACCGGCTCGGGCGATCGCTGCCGGACGCCCTGCGGACCGTGCAGGCCCTGGCCGACCGCGAGGTCGGCCTGCAGGCCCTGGACGTCCAGCTGGACTCCTCCACGGCCAGCGGCCGGCTCATGCTCAACATGCTGCTAATGCTGGCCGACTGGGAGCGGGACCTCCTGCGCGAGCGCACGCGCGAGGGCGTGGCGCGGGCCCGGGCCGCCGGCCGCACACCGGGGCCGAAGCCGAAGTTGGACGCCGAACAGGTGGCGGCCGTGCGCGCGGCCGTGGCCGGCGGGCAGTCGGTGGCGGCCGCGGCGCGGTCGTTCGGGGTCAGCCGGCCCACGATCTACAAGGCGCTGAAGGGTACACGGTGA